One genomic region from Terriglobus aquaticus encodes:
- the thiS gene encoding sulfur carrier protein ThiS, which yields MLVSELGFRPDRVALEQNGSIVPRTRWAEAPVREGDRLEVVHFVGGGLPG from the coding sequence ATGCTGGTGTCCGAATTAGGATTTCGACCGGACCGGGTCGCATTGGAGCAGAACGGCAGCATCGTTCCGAGAACACGTTGGGCCGAAGCGCCTGTCCGGGAAGGTGACCGGCTGGAAGTGGTTCACTTTGTTGGCGGAGGGCTGCCGGGCTGA